GATATTGTGATTATTCCGGCAGGCTTTGTGGGCATCAATCATTACCAAGCCGGAAAAGCGGCGATTGAAGCGGCTCGGGCGGTGAAACCTGGCGGACAGATCATTATCATTGCCAAAAATACTGATACTGATCCAGTAGGAGGAAAGGGCTATAAGCAATCGCTAAAATTGCTAGCGAAGCACGGAAAGGAAGAGTTCTTACGAATGATTAGTGACCCCCAATGGGAGATGATTCAGGAGCAGTGGCAGGTGCAGATGTGGAGTAAAGTGCTTACTCGTATTGAGCAGGAAGATAACCTCATCTACTGCGCCCTGGAAATCCCCGATGTGGAATATGAGCACTTACCAGGTGTACCAGGTTGGCGATTAATAGATGCGACCGATTGGCAGACCTTGACTGATGAGCAAAAAATTATCCGAATGACCGAGGCAGCAATCCAGCGAGCTATCGGCTCATCCAATGTATCTGAATCGTCTATTCTGCTACTCAAAGACGGCCCCTACGGCATTCCTGAAGTAGCAAAGTAAGCATTATACATAGTGCGGGCTCGTATAAGTTTAAAGCATGTACATAATACCGAGTGCTACTAGTACCAGACTATATATTGCTACTCCAATATTTATTCGTTGAAATAGCTTAGGGTCGTTCATAACTCTAGCGACGTAGGCTCGGAATTTCTGATAGTTCAGCATTTGTGCAGATACTTTAATAAGAATTAAAGTCAACAGCAGAGCAATTAGCCACGACGCCCGAACATCAGATACAAAAACCATATACCAAGTGTAACCCACCAGTATTACGGCAGCGAATGCCACGAAATACAGCCACGCTGGCTTTTTCTGTGTATACGCCTCATGCTCTTCCCATTCATTCCAACGCCTGCCAAGGTAGGCAATGATAATACGAGTAATGATACCTATGACCGCCCAAGCAAAACAAATAACTGCAAAATAATTAAGCTCCATAATGCTTTACGCTGTGAGTAGGTAGACCCTCTATATCCTATTTGCAACATAGCTACTGTGGCTCACATTATTACTGATATACGTCAGCTTACAGTAAGACTATGAATGGGTTTACTCAGGTCTGGAGTCAGTTTACAGCAGGGTTCAGTAACAAAGGAAAAGGTTCGTCGCGGTCGCAAATCACTTTGTTATTTTCTAGCCGAAGCCGGGCCACTTGAATGACTGATCGCCGTTGCCGATAGCCAATTTTATCCCAGGAGGTGTTGGGGCCAAAGCTTCCTTCGGGATTACAGTGGTAAAAGATGTAGGCGTATTCTCCGGCGGGTACCACATCGGCGTGGTGCCCTTGGGCCGTATCGTCTTTCCGCTGACCTACCCCGCCTAGAATCACCCCTTGCTTTTCCCAGTTCTTAGCGTCATTTGATCGGTAAAGTTCTATGCCGTACCAGGGGTCGGTAATCATCCAGTAGCTATCTCGCCACTGAAACACATTGGCTCCCTCACACTGAGTAGTATCTACGGCTTGTCCTTTCGGAACCCAATTGAGTAGGTCTTCACTGTCGGCGTAGTGGGTGGTGTACCCGGCATTTTCGTGCTTGAACCACATGCGGTACGTATTATCTGCTAAGCGAACAACGCTGGGGTCAATCACTCGGTCCGACTGTAAATCTATCTCTTGTTGAAAAGATAAATCCCACATAGATGCGCCAGTGAAGAGCAAAATATCGTGCTTATCGTCGTAATGCTTGGTAGGTATGCCCTGAACAAAGCTGACGAACAGGTGGTAAGTACTATCTTCGTAGTACATATCGGGTGCCCAGTAGGTGTTGTGTCCCGGTTCATAGTCTAAGTTCAACGTGCCGCGATAAGTCCAATTAAGCCCACCGTCAGTAGAAGAGGCAACGCCAATGGCGGTTCCATGTACCCAAGCCAAATCCGAAACCCTAACATTGGCCCGTCGCTGAGTGTAAATCATCCACCAATTTTGTTCCTCGTAGTTCCAGAATACCGTAGGGTCAGCGGGCGCATCAAATACTGGGTCTTTGAATAAAGGAGCTGAGGGAGTTTTATCCGAAGGCGATTGCGCGAATAGAGTGACTAAGGAAACCAAAAGTAAGCTGCCCGTCAGTAAGCTTCTTCGAGTAGTGTAGGAATCAATCATCTTTTCGGCGGCGGCTTCAAGTTTTACTTTACTATCAGAAGCAGTTAAGATAAGTGATTCACTACGTTCTTCCTAAATGTGGTACAGTGGTAGCATCTCTGTGGGACACTACCACAAGTGAGGGCTCAAATTAATTAGTCTACGGCGTAAAAGAATTGTTCAGACACGATTTTGCCATTCTCCACTCGAAACACTCCCACTTCTTCATCGGTATTTCTTGGTCGCCCTTGCATAGTAATATCCATTTTCATGGCAGCCGTAAAATGATTGCCCGCTACTATTGGCCCTTCAATTTCTACACCATGAAGTTCTTCTACCATTTGGCTCCATTGCTGTTCTTTCTTTCTAATGGCTTCTAGTCCTTCTACTTTTTGTGCAGAAACTTGGGCTCCTTCCATTTCCAGACTGATGCAATTAGCATCGTATAATTCTTCCTGCGCTTTACCCCACTGACCCTGGCGGCAGTATTCAGCCCATTGGTTGGCAATTTCTTGTGTTGACATACGTGATAATGTTTTTAGTTAGACAATACCCAAAGGTAGCGGGGGTGAATGACAGAGCATGTCAGGGGTTACGATTAAATTCGTCGCAGGATAAAAATTTTCCTAGATCAAAACGCTGATCTTCAAACGTTTCCTCTAAGATTTTGAAGTGCTGGATTCTATCCAATCGGAACGATCGGTAATCTTGCCGTAGACGGCACCACCCTACCACAATCCACGTTTCGTCGTAACAAAAAATTGCTAGTGGTTCTATCTTACGGCGAGTAGTTGCCTGATTCTTATCTTTATAGTTCAGCTCAGTGATCCTAAAGTTGACGATTGCCATTTGTATGTACGAAAGTGAGGTGGTCTTTACTTCATCGGCCTTGCTTTTTACCACCAGCATTTTGCTACTTAGCATCTCGCCCTGCGATTGTAAAGTACTCTTAAATACCGATTTTATTTTCTGTAATGTTTGCTCAAAGTGCTTAATCAATGAATCGTCATTGGTCTTGGCAATTAGTTGTTCCGCCGTAATCAACGCATTCACTTCGGCTTCGTTAAACATGATAGGGGCTACGCTATAGCCATCCATTATTGAGTAACCTCTTCCCTCAATGGTGATAATGGGGACACCCGATTCTTCCAATTTTTTAATGTCGCGGTAAATAGTTCTTAGACTTACATCAAACTTCTTAGCTAACTCACCCCCGGTCGTTATTCTCTTCGACTTCAGTATGGTGAGGATGGATAGAAGCCTAGCCAGATGATTCATGTTTTTTGTCGGTTAAATTACCAACTGAGTATGACATTTTCTGTCAGGGGCTACTCTTTTATTTTCTTGAGAAGTTAATAATTGAAGACTACTGTTAAAGCAATAGTACGTTCTCACTAGCAGATATCAAATCCCCCCAACCCCCTTTTTCTAAGGGGGAGGTGTAGCCTAGTATTTTTGATGTGCATAACGAGCGTAGCTCTATTTGTTTGCTATGTCCCCCTTTCGTGAAGGCCCACTGCTGCGTGGGGTAAGGGGGGCATTTGATCTTGCTGAGAAAATGCACTAATAAACATTAGTATCTGCCAGTCCACTTCAACCAACGAATCCAGTTTAAGTACGTTTTCAATATGCCAAATAGAACTTAGATCACTTGCCTCGCTGCCGAGATAGCCATCGTTGGTAGGCTGCTTTTCCCTTGGCAAAACCAGCGGCATCGGCGTAGAAGTGATGGGAGCCATCGCCCGCTTCTACGTTAAGCACGTAGTATAAGTAGTCAGATGATGCCGGATTAAGTGCTGCTTCCAGTGCTGATTGGCTGGGGGAGCAAATTGGTCCCGGAGGCAAGCCCTGTATTCTGCGGGTATTGTACGGATGATCTACCTCGACATCACTCTTATGAATGATTCCATCCCAGCGGTT
This region of Tunicatimonas pelagia genomic DNA includes:
- a CDS encoding helix-turn-helix transcriptional regulator; the protein is MNHLARLLSILTILKSKRITTGGELAKKFDVSLRTIYRDIKKLEESGVPIITIEGRGYSIMDGYSVAPIMFNEAEVNALITAEQLIAKTNDDSLIKHFEQTLQKIKSVFKSTLQSQGEMLSSKMLVVKSKADEVKTTSLSYIQMAIVNFRITELNYKDKNQATTRRKIEPLAIFCYDETWIVVGWCRLRQDYRSFRLDRIQHFKILEETFEDQRFDLGKFLSCDEFNRNP
- a CDS encoding nuclear transport factor 2 family protein; the protein is MSTQEIANQWAEYCRQGQWGKAQEELYDANCISLEMEGAQVSAQKVEGLEAIRKKEQQWSQMVEELHGVEIEGPIVAGNHFTAAMKMDITMQGRPRNTDEEVGVFRVENGKIVSEQFFYAVD